ATATCATATAAAAAGTCCtcataagaaaaaaactcacaatTTGCAGCTTAATGGTCTTCCCATCTTGCTCAATCGTTCTAATTTTCTGCCAATTAGAACCACATTTATATAAGTTAACTTTAATGGAATGAACAATCTCAATTGATCACATACACATGAATCCTTTACTATAACAAGGTGAAAAAGAGGAACTCACGAAGTCAACACCAATGGTACTTATGTAACTGTCAATGTAAGCATCATCctggtaaaacaaaaaaaaaaaaaaaaacccaaaatcacGAAACATAAAcctaaaacaaacaagagctaagctaaattcttaaaaaaaaagcaagtcaAACTCACAgcgaatcgaagaagaagacaagatttTCCAACAGAAGAGTCACCGATCAACAAAAGCTTGAACAGGTAATCGCTACAACCAAAAAACGAATTCGCTAATGCGTAGACGAAACGAAAAAGGAGGATACAATGTTAACAAACAAAAGGATAGAGGGGATGATACACTTACTACTCGTTGCTCATGATTGTTTTTGATTCTAAAGAAGCGTTTCTTCGATTTGATTTCTTATTAGAAGacgagaaaaaaagagaggaagaagcaCTTTTCTACGGTTAGGCGTGTCAATCAATTGAGATGAACATTGAAGAAGGGAACCCAccacttcctttttttttttttttttttNNNNNNNNNNNNNNNNNNNNNNNNNNNNNNNNNNNNNNNNNNNNNNNNNNNNNNNNNNNNNNNNNNNNNNNNNNNNNNNNNNNNNNNNNNNNNNNNNNNNNNNNNNNNNNNNNNNNNNNNNNNNNNNNNNNNNNNNNNNNNNNNNNNNNNNNNNNNNNNNNNNNNNNNNNNNNNNNNNNNNNNNNNNNNNNNNNNNNNNNNNNNNNNNNNNNNNNNNNNNNNNNNNNNNNNNNNNNNNNNNNNNNNNNNNNNNNNNNNNNNNNNNNNNNNNNNNNNNNNNNNNNNNNNNNNNNNNNNNNNNNNNNNNNNNNNNNNNNNNNNNNNNNNNNNNNNNNNNNNNNNNNNNNNNNNNNNNNNNNNNNNNNNNNNNNNNNNNNNNNNNNNNNNNNNNNNNNNNNNNNNNNNNNNNNNNNNNNNNNNNNNNNNNNNNNNNNNNNNNNNNNNNNNNNNNNNNNNNNNNNNNNNNNNNNNNNNNNNNNNNNNNNNNNNNNNNNNNNNNNNNNNNNNNNNNNNNNNNNNNNNNNNNNNNNNNNNNNNNNNNNNNNNNNNNNNNNNNNNNNNNNNNNNNNNNNNNNNNNNNNNNNNNNNNNNNNNNNNNNNNNNNNNNNNNNNNNNNNNNNNNNNNNNNNNNNNNNNNNNNNNNNNNNNNNNNNNNNNNNNNNNNNNNNNNNNNNNNNNNNNNNNNNNNNNNNNNNNNNNNNNNNNNNNNNNNNNNNNNNNNNNNNNNNNNNNNNNNNNNNNNNNNNNNNNNNNNNNNNNNNNNNNNNNNNNNNNNNNNNNNNNNNNNNNNNNNNNNNNNNNNNNNNNNNNNNNNNNNNNNNNNNNNNNNNNNNNNNNNNNNNNNNNNNNNNNNNNNNNNNNNNNNNNNNNNNNNNNNNNNNNNNNNNNNNNNNNNNNNNNNNNNNNNNNNNNNNNNNNNNNNNNNNNNNNNNNNNNNNNNNNNNNNNNNNNNNNNNNNNNNNNNNNNNNNNNNNNNNNNNNNNNNNNNNNNNNNNNNNNNNNNNNNNNNNNNNNNNNNNNNNNNNNNNNNNNNNNNNNNNNNNNNNNNNNNNNNNNNNNNNNNNNNNNNNNNNNNNNNNNNNNNNNNNNNNNNNNNNNNNNNNNNNNNNNNNNNNNNNNNNNNNNNNNNNNNNNNNNNNNNNNNNNNNNNNNNNNNNNNNNNNNNNNNNNNNNNNNNNNNNNNNNNNNNNNNNNNNNNNNNNNNNNNNNNNNNNNNNNNNNNNNNNNNNNNNNNNNNNNNNNNNNNNNNNNaaagttttttttttttttttttttttttttgtaatggttGAAATTAGCCACAATTTTAGactctttatttaattttgtgacGTTAATTAAAAACTGCAGAGGGTGAGCTTGCATGATAGGTGGCAAGTATTTAGAGGAAAAAGTACGAGCCAAAGTGATCTAGTATACACATTGAAACGATCGTCGATGATTCAAATTATGAAGCCAAAACTTGACATTTTCTTGGctgaaaataaagaaatgaagGTATGCGACTTCCATGTCAAAGGAAGTTGGCTCGACCGGTCATGTGTCGTTTACGCCGGCAAGTCTGATGTCATTGTTGCTCAGGTAATCAAACTGGTTCAgatgttttgtaatttataaaatGGACTAGctagtgtgtatatatatgatcgAGATCAGATCGTGCTGATTTGATTCATtgctgttttgttttatgtgggTTTTTCAGATGCACAAGAAACATACCGCACAAAGCATATTAATTGGGAAGAGTAATTTCTCGGTTACGGTCTATCCGAATGTTGACTTTGCTTTTATTGTCTCCCTCATTGTAATTCTCGATGACATTAACAAGGAAGATTCTGAagactaaaattattttttccagcTAAAATTCTTTTGTGCGTTGCAAATTCTTGAAGTGATATATAATATCATtgatatcattttttattatttttttgacaattattGATATcgttataataaatatatatcatatttataaaaaatgtgcaaaagaaaaatccattgtttctttttaaacaGACCTTATTTTTCAATGAGCGATTTCTTGTTTATTGGCACAGTGATGCGTCAAAAGATACTCGGATCCAAATATGACAACTGGTTCTGGTTGG
The Camelina sativa cultivar DH55 chromosome 15, Cs, whole genome shotgun sequence DNA segment above includes these coding regions:
- the LOC104745382 gene encoding protein LURP-one-related 10-like (The sequence of the model RefSeq protein was modified relative to this genomic sequence to represent the inferred CDS: added 210 bases not found in genome assembly) translates to MAIVSPNFCAPYPIELGIVRKVMTITDGNFTVTDANGNLHFKVKEPLLSLSDKRVLMDASDNPILTLRENRVSLHDRWQVFRGKSTSQSDLVYTLKRSSMIQIMKPKLDIFLAENKEMKVCDFHVKGSWLDRSCVVYAGKSDVIVAQMHKKHTAQSILIGKSNFSVTVYPNVDFAFIVSLIVILDDINKEDSED